From the genome of Miscanthus floridulus cultivar M001 chromosome 10, ASM1932011v1, whole genome shotgun sequence, one region includes:
- the LOC136486839 gene encoding ABC transporter I family member 11, chloroplastic-like isoform X1, which yields MLAAAATAVAVPPAASYCFLANKARISWSCRAARVEAGYPQLEVRKVTYRPPGTEHNLLKEINLSLREKSFGLIFGRSGSGKTTLLQLLAGLSEPTSGSICIQKYDDAGNPIGLPELLTSQRVGIVFQFPERYFLADTVLEEVTFGWPRQKADLLLKEQLTLNLQNAFNSVGLTTISLDEDPQALSGGFKRRLALAIQLVQTPDLLLLDEPLAGLDWKARADVANLLKDLKKHHTILVVSHDLR from the exons atgctcgccgccgccgccacggcggTGGCCGTCCCTCCCGCGGCTTCTTATTGTTTTCTGGCAAATAAGGCCAG GATTTCCTGGAGCTGTCGGGCGGCAAGAGTCGAGGCTGGGTACCCCCAATTGGAG GTGAGAAAAGTCACCTATCGACCTCCTGGAACTGAACATAACTTGTTGAAAGAAATTAACCTCTCTCTTCGGGAGAAAAG TTTTGGTTTGATATTTGGACGGAGTGGGAGTGGAAAGACCACCCTTTTGCAG CTTTTGGCTGGTCTATCAGAACCTACCTCTGGGTCTATTTGCATTCAGAAGTATGATGATGCTGGGAATCCTATTGGCTTGCCTGAGCTGCTAACTTCTCAACGAGTTGGAATTGTATTTCAGTTTCCTGAGAG GTATTTCTTAGCAGATACTGTACTTGAAGAAGTTACTTTTGGATGGCCTAGGCAAAAGGCGGACCTCCTATTAAAAGAACAGCTCACTTTAAATCTTCAAAATGCCTTTAACTCA GTTGGTCTGACAACCATCTCATTAGATGAAGATCCACAAGCTCTAAGTGGTGGATTTAAGAGGCGACTTGCTTTAGCAATTCAACTG GTTCAAACTCCTGATCTGTTGCTGCTTGATGAACCACTTGCTGGTCTAG ATTGGAAGGCTCGGGCTGATGTTGCGAATCTCTTAAAGGACCTGAAGAAACACCATACCATACTGGTTGTAAGTCACGATCTAAGGTAa
- the LOC136486839 gene encoding ABC transporter I family member 11, chloroplastic-like isoform X2, translating into MLAAAATAVAVPPAASYCFLANKARKCRISWSCRAARVEAGYPQLEVRKVTYRPPGTEHNLLKEINLSLREKSFGLIFGRSGSGKTTLLQLLAGLSEPTSGSICIQKYDDAGNPIGLPELLTSQRVGIVFQFPERYFLADTVLEEVTFGWPRQKADLLLKEQLTLNLQNAFNSVGLTTISLDEDPQALSGGFKRRLALAIQLVQTPDLLLLDEPLAGLDWKARADVANLLKDLKKHHTILVVSHDLRELYPLVDYSWRMEMGGSLKEEALPV; encoded by the exons atgctcgccgccgccgccacggcggTGGCCGTCCCTCCCGCGGCTTCTTATTGTTTTCTGGCAAATAAGGCCAG GAAATGTAGGATTTCCTGGAGCTGTCGGGCGGCAAGAGTCGAGGCTGGGTACCCCCAATTGGAG GTGAGAAAAGTCACCTATCGACCTCCTGGAACTGAACATAACTTGTTGAAAGAAATTAACCTCTCTCTTCGGGAGAAAAG TTTTGGTTTGATATTTGGACGGAGTGGGAGTGGAAAGACCACCCTTTTGCAG CTTTTGGCTGGTCTATCAGAACCTACCTCTGGGTCTATTTGCATTCAGAAGTATGATGATGCTGGGAATCCTATTGGCTTGCCTGAGCTGCTAACTTCTCAACGAGTTGGAATTGTATTTCAGTTTCCTGAGAG GTATTTCTTAGCAGATACTGTACTTGAAGAAGTTACTTTTGGATGGCCTAGGCAAAAGGCGGACCTCCTATTAAAAGAACAGCTCACTTTAAATCTTCAAAATGCCTTTAACTCA GTTGGTCTGACAACCATCTCATTAGATGAAGATCCACAAGCTCTAAGTGGTGGATTTAAGAGGCGACTTGCTTTAGCAATTCAACTG GTTCAAACTCCTGATCTGTTGCTGCTTGATGAACCACTTGCTGGTCTAG ATTGGAAGGCTCGGGCTGATGTTGCGAATCTCTTAAAGGACCTGAAGAAACACCATACCATACTGGTTGTAAGTCACGATCTAAG a GAACTATATCCACTAGTGGATTACTCATGGCGAATGGAAATGGGGGGAAGTTTGAAGGAGGAAGCTTTGCCTGTGTAA